A window from Musa acuminata AAA Group cultivar baxijiao chromosome BXJ3-10, Cavendish_Baxijiao_AAA, whole genome shotgun sequence encodes these proteins:
- the LOC135583570 gene encoding transcription factor bHLH144-like — translation MQRNPRYLAGKAPLEDGYGFDSGAGAYYPYGGTPVAGHEHRDFPAPLNNIEFQPSETCPKNFVIFDQTRHRSRVMFHPSLAHKFGSPGFDAYGTHAHDAGQSAHRDHDEETEDIDALLSSEEGEDDDVVSTGRTPGSWAGHSPDTACSSHSKSASSRKQVSGTAGSSSGKREKMKKMVKTLKGIIPGGDRMDTPAVLDEAVKYLKSLKVEVKKLGMKHLDN, via the coding sequence ATGCAGAGGAACCCGAGATACTTAGCCGGAAAAGCTCCACTTGAGGACGGCTACGGCTTCGACTCCGGCGCAGGCGCTTACTACCCTTACGGCGGCACCCCTGTTGCAGGGCACGAGCACCGTGATTTCCCTGCCCCGCTCAACAATATCGAGTTCCAGCCGTCGGAGACATGCCCCAAGAACTTTGTCATCTTTGACCAGACACGTCACAGGAGCCGGGTCATGTTCCACCCTTCGCTGGCGCACAAGTTCGGCTCTCCCGGCTTCGACGCCTACGGAACTCACGCTCACGACGCCGGCCAAAGTGCGCACAGGGATCACGACGAAGAGACAGAGGACATCGACGCGTTGCTGAGTTCGGAAGAAGGCGAAGACGACGACGTGGTGAGCACGGGGAGGACGCCGGGCAGCTGGGCAGGCCATTCCCCGGACACCGCCTGCTCCTCGCACTCGAAGTCCGCTTCTTCCAGGAAGCAAGTCTCCGGGACCGCCGGCAGTAGCAGCGGCAAAagggagaagatgaagaagatggtGAAGACACTCAAGGGCATCATCCCCGGTGGCGATCGCATGGACACTCCTGCCGTCCTCGACGAGGCCGTCAAGTACCTGAAATCTCTCAAAGTGGAAGTCAAGAAGCTGGGGATGAAGCACCTCGACAACTGA